From Pseudomonas fluorescens:
GCAAGCTCAGCCCGGCGGATATCGAGAAAATCTATCGAGCGGCCTATTAGCCGTTGAGTTAGGTCACGGTGCGCAGGGCAAAGCATGAGGTATACAATGCGCGCCATCGTGATTTAGCTCAAAAAAGGTGCGTCATGCAGCCCTTCGTTATCGCTCCATCGATTCTCTCTGCCGATTTCGCCCGCCTGGGTGAAGAAGTGGACAAGGTGTTGGCCGCTGGTGCCGACTTCGTGCACTTCGATGTCATGGACAACCACTACGTGCCCAACCTGACCATCGGGCCGATGGTCTGCGCCGCGTTGCGCAAGTACGGGATCACCGCGCCGATCGATGCGCACCTGATGGTCAGCCCGGTGGACCGTATCATCGGTGACTTCGTTGACGCCGGAGCAACCTACATCACCTTCCACCCGGAAGCTTCGTTGCATGTCGATCGCACCCTGCAACTGATCCGCGAGGGCGGCTGCAAGGCGGGCCTGGTGTTCAACCCGGCCACCCCGCTGGATGTGCTCAAGTACGTGATGGACAAGGTCGACATGGTCTTGCTGATGAGCGTCAACCCAGGCTTTGGCGGGCAGAAGTTCATTCCTGGCACCCTCGACAAGCTGCGCGAAGCCCGTGCGCTGATCGATGCCTCGGGCCGTGACATCCGCCTGGAAATCGACGGCGGGGTCAACGTCAACAATATTCGCGAAATCGCCGCTGCCGGTGCCGATACCTTCGTGGCCGGCTCGGCGATCTTCAATGCCCCGGATTATCAGGAAGTGATCGCCAAGATGCGTGCCGAACTGGCGCTGGCGCGTCCATGAGCGGCTTTGAGCAGTTATTCCCCGGCAAACTGCCACGGCTGGTGATGTTCGATCTGGACGGTACGTTGATCGATTCGGTGCCCGACCTGGCGTCGGCGGTGGACGAGATGCTGCTCAAGCTGGGGCGCAAGCCGGTGGGGATCGACTCGGTACGTGAATGGGTCGGCAACGGTGCGCAGATGCTGGTGCGCCGGGCCCTGGCCAATCATATCGACGCCGAAGGTGTGGATGATGTCGAGGCCGAGCATGCACTGGAGTTGTTCAACACTGCCTATGAGGACGGTCACGAACTCACGGTGGTATACCCCGGCGTGCGCGACACGCTCAAATGGCTGAGCAAGCAGGGCGTGGAAATGGCCCTGATCACCAACAAGCCGGAGCGCTTCGTCGCGCCGTTGCTGGACCAGATGAAAATCGGCCGGTATTTCCGCTGGATCATCGGTGGCGATACCTTGCCGCAGAAGAAACCCGACCCGGCGGCGCTGTTTTTTGTGATGAAAATGGCCAATATCCCGGCCTCGCAGTCGTTGTTTGTCGGCGATTCGCGCAGTGATGTGCTGGCGGCAAAAGCGGCGGGGGTGCAGTGCGTGGCCTTGAGTTACGGCTACAACCATGGTCGGCCGATCGCCGAAGAGTCGCCGTCGTTGGTGATTGATGACCTGCGACTGCTAATCCCCGGTTGCTTGGGAGCTGGCGCTGAGATAACGTTGCCCGATACCGATCCGTCCCCTTCTGGAAATTCCATCGTGGTGGTCACTCGCAAACTCTGGATGAAAGTTATCAAGGCCCTGGCCCGCTGGCGTTGGCGCGCCTGACTGATCCTGGCCGCGCCCTGCGGCACGTTTGCATACCTGACTGTTAGACCCTCATGCCACGAGGCACACCATGATCCGCGAAGAATTCCTGCGTTTGGCCGCTGCCGGCTATAACCGTATTCCCCTGGCCTGCGAAACCCTGGCCGACTTCGACACACCGCTGTCGATCTACCTGAAGCTGGCCGACGAGCCCAACTCCTACCTGCTGGAGTCGGTACAGGGCGGTGAGAAGTGGGGCCGTTACTCGATCATCGGCCTGCCGTGCCGCACCGTACTGCGGGTGCATGACCATCATGTGAGCATTACCCATGATGGCGTCGAGATCGAAAGCCACGATGTCGAAGACCCGCTGGCCTTCGTCGAAACCTTCAAGGCGCGCTACAACGTGCCGACCATCCCTGGCCTGCCACGTTTCAATGGCGGCCTGGTGGGGTATTTCGGCTACGACTGCGTACGTTATGTGGAAAAACGCCTGGGCAAATGCCCGAATCCGGACCCATTGGGCGTGCCGGACATTCTGCTGATGGTCTCCGATGCGGTGGTGGTGTTCGATAACCTCGCCGGCAAGATGCATGCGATCGTGCTCGCCGACCCATCCCAGGCCAACGCTTTCGAGCAGGGCCTGGCCAGCCTCGAAGCCTTGCTGGAAAAACTGCGCCAGCCGATCACCCCGCGTCGCGGCCTGGACCTCAGCCGTCCACCGGCGGCCGACCCGGTGTTCCGCTCCAGCTTTACCCAGGATGATTACGAACGCGCCGTCGATACCATCAAGGAATACATCCTCGCCGGTGACTGCATGCAGGTGGTGCCGTCGCAACGCATGTCCATCGACTTCAAGGCCGCGCCGATCGATCTGTACCGAGCGCTGCGCTGCTTCAACCCGACGCCTTACATGTATTTCTTCAACTTCGGTGACTTCCACGTGGTGGGCAGTTCGCCAGAAGTGCTGGTGCGCATTGAAGACAACCTGATCACCGTGCGCCCGATCGCCGGTACACGCCCGCGTGGCGCGACCGAAGAAGCGGATTTGGCGCTCGAGGAAGACCTGCTCAGCGACGACAAGGAAATCGCCGAACACCTGATGCTGATCGACCTGGGCCGCAACGACACGGGGCGTGTCTCGGAAATCGGTTCGGTGAAGCTCACCGAGAAAATGGTCATCGAGCGTTATTCCAACGTGATGCATATCGTCTCCAACGTCACCGGGGAATTGAAAGCCGGCTTGACCGCGATGGACGCGCTGCGGGCGATTCTGCCGGCCGGTACCTTGTCGGGCGCGCCGAAGATTCGTGCGATGGAAATCATCGATGAGCTGGAACCGGTCAAGCGTGGCGTCTACGGTGGCGCCGTGGGGTATTTCGCCTGGAACGGCAACATGGACACCGCCATCGCGATTCGCACGGCCGTGATCAAGGACGGGGAGCTGCATGTGCAGGCCGGCGGCGGGATTGTCGCCGACTCGGTGCCGGCCCTCGAATGGGAAGAAACCCTGAACAAGCGCCGCGCGATGTTCCGCGCCGTAGCGCTGGCTGAACAGACCCCCAATTCTTGAGGTTTCCCCATGTTACTGATGATTGATAACTACGACTCCTTTACCTACAACGTTGTGCAGTACCTGGGGGAGCTGGGTGCCGAGGTCAAAGTGGTTCGCAATGACGAACTGACCGTGGCCGAAATCGCCGCCCTGAACCCGGAGCGCATTGTGGTTTCGCCGGGCCCCTGCACGCCGACCGAGGCGGGTATTTCCCTCGAAGCCATCAAGTACTTCGCCGGCAAGCTGCCAATCCTGGGCGTATGCCTGGGCCATCAGTCCATCGGCCAGGCCTTTGGTGGTGACGTGGTGCGTGCGCGGCAGGTGATGCATGGCAAGACCAGCCCGGTGTTCCATAAAGACCTGGGCGTATTCCAGGCACTCAACAACCCGGTGACCGTGACCCGCTACCACTCGCTGGTGGTCAAGCGCGAAACCCTGCCGGAATGCCTGGAACTGACCGCCTGGACCCAACTGGAAGACGGCTCCGTCGACGAGATCATGGGCCTGCGCCACAAGACACTGAACATCGAAGGGGTGCAGTTTCACCCTGAGTCGATCCTGACCGAGCAGGGCTACGAGCTGTTCGCCAACTTTCTCAAGCAGAGCGGCGGCACGCGCTAAGGACTTTCCATGGATATCAAGACTGCCCTGAGCCGTATCGTCGGCCATCTGGACCTGAGCACCGCTGAAATGAGCGATGTGATGCGCGAAATCATGACCGGTCAATGCACCGACGCGCAGATCGGCGCCTTCATGATGGCGATGCGCATGAAGAGCGAGAGCATCGACGAAATCGTCGGCGCGGTATCGGTGATGCGCGAGCTGGCGGACAAGGTCGCGCTCAAGACCCTCGACGGTGTTGTCGATGTGGTCGGTACCGGCGGCGACGGTGCGAATATTTTCAACGTGTCGACGGCGGCTTCCTTTGTGGTCGCGGCGGCTGGCTGCACCGTGGCCAAGCACGGTAACCGTGCGGTATCGGGCAAAAGCGGCAGTGCCGACTTGCTGGAAGCGGCCGGCATCTACCTGAACCTGACGCCGGTACAAGTGGCACGCTGCATCGATAACGTCGGCATCGGCTTTATGTTTGCCCAGTCCCACCATGGGGCGATGAAACATGCGGCCGGCCCGCGCAAGGACCTTGGCCTGCGTACCCTGTTCAACATGCTCGGCCCGCTTACGAATCCGGCCGGTGTGAAGCACCAGGTGGTGGGCGTGTTCAGCCAGGCGCTGTGCCGTCCATTGGCTGAAGTATTGCAACGCCTGGGCAGCAAGCATGTGCTGGTGGTGCATTCCAAGGATGGCCTGGACGAATTCAGCCTGGCGGCTCCGACCTTTGTGGCCGAACTGAAGAACGACCAGGTCACCGAATATTGGGTCGAGCCCGAAGATCTGGGCATGAAAAGCCAGAGCCTGCATGGCCTGGCGGTGGAAAGCCCGGCAGCCTCGCTGGAACTGATTCGCGATGCCTTGGGGCGTCGCAAGACCGAGAACGGCCAAAAAGCTGCAGAAATGATTGTTTTGAATGCTGGCGCGGCACTTTACGCGGCGGACCATGCCTATAGTCTTAAGGAGGGTGTGGCCTTGGCCCACGATGCGCTGCACACCGGTCTGGCTCGTGAAAAGCTCGAAGAGCTGGGAGCATTCACCGCAGTATTCAAGATGGAGAATGAAGGATGAGTGTCCCGACCGTTCTGGAAAAAATCCTGGCCCGCAAAGCTGAAGAAGTCGCCGTGCGCCGCGCACGCGTGAGCCTGGCCGAGCTGGAAAGCCAGGCGAAGGTCGCTGACGCACCGCGTGGTTTTGCCAACGCCTTGATCGCCCAGTCCAAGCAGAAGCAACCGGCGGTTATCGCTGAAATCAAGAAAGCCTCGCCGAGCAAAGGCGTCATCCGCGAAAACTTCGTACCGGCCGACATCGCCGTCAGCTACGAGAAGGGCGGGGCGACCTGTCTGTCCGTGCTCACCGATATCGACTTTTTCCAGGGCTCCGACGAGTTCTTGAAGCAAGCCCGTGCTGCGTGCAAGCTGCCGGTGATCCGCAAGGATTTCATGATCGACCCGTACCAGATTGTCGAAGCCCGAGCCCTGGGTGCTGACTGCGTGCTGCTGATCGTCTCCGCGCTGGACGACGTGAAGATGGCCGAGTTGGCGGCCGTGGCCAAAAGCGTTGGCCTGGATGTGCTGGTGGAAGTGCACGACGGCGATGAGTTGGAACGTGCACTCAAGACCCTCGACACACCGTTGGTGGGCGTTAACAACCGTAACCTGCACACTTTTGAAGTCAGCCTTGAAAACACCCTCGACCTGCTGCCGCGTATTCCACGCGACCGCCTGGTGATCACCGAGAGTGGCATCGTTAACCGCGCCGACGTGGAGCTGATGGAAATCAGCGGTGTGTACTCGTTCCTGGTGGGTGAGACCTTTATGCGTGCCGAGAACCCGGGGGCGGAACTGCAGCGTCTGTTCTTCCCGGAGCGTGGCGTGGCGGTCAGCGGTTCCACTCTCGATTGATTTGAAATGCGATCAACGTGTGGGAGGGGGCTTGCCCCCGATGGCGACGGTTCAGTTGGAGCATCCTTGACTGACACACCGCTATCGGGGCAAGCCCCCTCCCACATTTGGGTTTGTGTTTATTCAGATAGGTAGGTGCCCGTTGATCCAGCCAGTGTCGATGCTTGTTGAAGCAGGCCTTGCCGCCGAGCAAGCCTTGTTGACCGCCGTTTGCGCGGGTGAGCAGGAGTTTGGCCTGCTGTTCTGGCAGCCCAGTGATCAAGCCTTGGTGATGCCCCGACGTTTGAGTCGGCTGCCGGCGTTCGAAGCCGCCAGCCAAGTCTCAGCCGACGCCGGTTGGCCAGTGTTGCTGCGCGAAACCGGCGGCGAGCCGGTGCCGCAGTCCAACGCTACGGTCAATATCGCGCTGGTCTACGCACCGCCACGCAGCGAAAGCGATCAGGCACGCATCGAAACCGGTTACCTGCGTTTATGTCAGCCGATCTGCGATTTATTGATCGAGTTGGGCGGCGATGCCTCCGTCGGAGAAATCGACGGTGCGTTCTGCGACGGTCGTTACAACGTCAACCTCAATGGGCGCAAGATGGTCGGTACTGCCCAGCGCTGGCGGCAAAGTGGTGGTCGCCCGGTGGGGTTGGTGCACGGCGCCTTGTTGCTGGAGAACGACCGCGATGAACTGATTGCGGCGGTCAATCGTTTCAATGAAGCCTGCGGTCTTGAACAGCGGGTGCGTGCCGACAGCCATATCGCGCTGCACGAAGCTTTCCCCGCGCCGGATGCGATCAGCCGGTTGGACACCTTGTATCGCCAGATGCTGGCCAGCTTCCTGCCGGGTTAACGGGTGCCGAACACCACCATCGTCTTGCCTTTGACGTGCACCAGGTTGCGTTCTTCCAGGTCCTTGAGCACGCGACCGACCATTTCCCGTGAACACCCGACAATGCGCCCGATCTCTTGGCGCGTGACTTTGATTTGCATGCCGTCGGGGTGGGTCATGGCGTCAGGTTGTTTGCACAGCTCCAGCAGGCAGCGGGCTACCCGACCGGTGACGTCAAAGAACGCCAGGTCGCCGACCTTGCGTGTGGTGTCGCGCAGGCGTTGGGCAATCTGGCCGCTCAAGGCGTAGAGAATATCGGGGTCCTGCTGGGCCAATTCGCGAAATTTCGCGTAACTGATTTCGGCCACTTCGCATTCGATCTTGGTCCGTACCCAGGCGCTGCGTTCCTGCTCTTTGCCGGCTTGTTCAAACAGCCCCAGTTCGCCAAAGAAATCCCCGGTATTGAGGTAGGCGATGATCATTTCGCGGCCGTCTTCATCCTCGATCAGGATGGTGACCGAGCCCTTGATGATGAAGAACAGTGTTTCGGAACGCTCGCCTGCGCAGATGATGTTGTGCTTGGCCGGGTGACGTCGGCGCTGGCAGTGCATCAACAGCTTGTCGAGATTCTTGATCTTGGGTATGGGAGTAAGAGCAACCATGGTTGTATCCCGAAAAGGCGGCGCGAGGTGATTTGGAGTTGTTGTATTCAGCGGTATCGGCATTGATACACGTTGTATGAAGGGTGGCAATACGCCATCGATTTAGCGCCAGCTTAACAGACGCTTTCTGACTCGATTAGCGAATTTACCGAGCGCGGCCGGTTGTTGATCCGCTTTCATGGGAAACGCTGTGGTTGCAAGCCCCTGTGCTAAGCTGGCGACCCTTTTTTAGCAGTGGAGTCTGGGCGATGAAGGCACGCATCCAATGGGCGGGCGAAGCCATGTTCCTCGGTGAGTCGGGCAGTGGCCATGTCGTGGTCATGGACGGCCCACCGGAAGCCGGTGGCCGTAACCTGGGCGTACGCCCCATGGAAATGCTCCTGCTTGGCGTGGGCGGTTGCAGTAATTTCGACGTGGTCAGCATCCTGAAAAAGTCCCGCCAGGCCGTTGAAAGCTGTGAAGCCTTCCTGGAAGCCGAACGCGCCACTGAAGACCCGAAGGTTTTTACCAAGATCCATATGCATTTTGTGGTCAAGGGGCGCGCGTTGAAGGAGGCTCAGGTCAAGCGAGCCATTGAACTGTCGGCCGAGAAGTACTGCTCGGCATCGATCATGCTCGGTGCTGCCGGCGTGGCCATCACTCATGATTACGAAATCATCGAGTTGGGCTGATCGCCGTAACGGCAAAAAGAAGGGCGCTTTGAAAGCGCCCTTTTTTTCGGCCTAGATTCGGTAGGTGCTTTTGGTCATGACCTTGGCCAGCAGGCTCATGCCAAACCTCACCGGCGCGGGGAAGCGGAAGCCACCGGCATCCAGGGCACTTTGCGCATGGTGTTCTTCATCGGTGCGCATTTGCTCAAGAATCGCTCGGGATTTTTCGTCTTCGGCCGGCAGTTGTTCCAGGTGCTCATCAAGGTGCTTGCAAACTTGATGTTCTGTCGCTGCGACAAAACCGAGGCTGACTTTATCGCTGATCAGGCCGGCGGCAGCGCCAATTCCGAACGACAGGCCATAAAACAGTGGGTTCAGTACACTGGGGTGGCTACCGAGTTGGCGAATACGTTGCTCGCACCAGGCCAGGTGGTCGATTTCCTCCTCGGCCGCATGCTCCATGGCTGCGCGCACTTGCGGCAGCTTGGCGGTCAGGGCCTGGCCCTGGTACAGCGCCTGGGCACAGACTTCACCGGTATGGTTGATGCGCATCAGGCCGGCGACGTGGCGGGTGTCGGTCTCGCTCATCTGCGCATCGGGTTGCACGATGGCCGGCGACGGGCGGTACGGTGCGCCGCTGAAGGGCAACAGTGTGCGCATGGCCGTATCGGCTTGCAGCAACAGACGGTCAATCGGCGAGTAGTGACGTTGGGTAGTCATGCTGACCTCCGGGAAGAATCTCGGCGGCCAGTTTACCGCAAGAGAGGGCGAAGCGTTTGCGTTGAGTCAAGGGCATGGGGTCGCACGCGCTGGGCTGCGACCCGTCGATCGCGGGGTATCAGCCCGGCGGCCAGTTCATCTGGCGCTGACCCAGTACGTGCATATGGATGTGGTAAACGGTCTGTCCACCTTCTTCATTGCAGTTCATCACTACCCGGAAACCTTTCTCGCAGCCCAGTTCCAAGGCCAGGCGCTGGGCGGTAAACAGAATATGGCCAGCCAGGGCTTTGTCGTCTTCGCCCAGGTCATTCAGGGTGCGGATGGGTTTCTTCGGGATTACCAGGAAATGTACCGGCGCCTGTGGGGCGATATCGTGGAAGGCGAGGACCTGGTCATCTTCGTAAATGATCTTCGCGGGTATTTCTCTGTTGATGATTTTGGTGAACAGAGTATCCACAGCTGTTTCTCCATATGAATGTGCAGGGTGAGTGTACTCAGGCGGTCAGCGTGGGCAATAGGCCTTGTTGATCGCGCCGGCAATCTTGCGGGTCAGCCAGCGTGGGCTGAAGCGCGGGCTGAAGGCCAGCCAGCGGTTGCGCCGTCCGGGAATGATGATGGCTTTGTTTTTTTCCAGTGCGCGTACGGTGTAGAGGGCCACTTCTTCCGGGCTCATCAGCTGCTGGCTGCGATCGAGCTTGGCAGTGTCCATTTGCGCGGTGCCGAAGAACGCCGTGCGTGTCGGGCCGGGGCATAACACCGAGACCTTGATGCCACAGGTCTTCAATTCTTCGCGCAAACCTTCGGAAAAATGCAGCACATACGCCTTGCTGGCGTAATAGCTGCTCATCCACGGGCCGGGCTGGAACGCCGCAACCGAGGCGACATTGAGAATCTGCCCGCCGCCTTGCAACGCCATGGCATTGCCAAGGGCGTGACACATGCGGGTCAGTGCGAGGATGTTGACTTCGATCAGGTCCTGCTCGGTCATCCAGTCCTGGGCCAGGAACGGTCCGCTGGTGCCGATGCCGGCGCAGTTAACCAGCAAGTCGATCTGCCGTTCGCCTTCTTCAAGTTCCAGCAGGAACCCGGACAAGCGCAGTGGCTCGCCCAGGTCGCAGGCACGAAACAGCACCTCGACGCCAAAGCGTTGAGTCAATTCGATTGCAATGCTTTCCAACTGATCACGCTGGCGGGCCACCAGAATCAAGCTGCGGCCGCGACGGGCCAGTGCTTCGGCCAAGGCCAGGCCGATGCCGCTGGAGGCGCCGGTGATCAGAGCGTAACGGGTCATGCCTTTCTCCATCGCAACGCCGCCGAGCCTGTGACAGAGGCATCACAGGCGGCGGGCGTTTCTTCACTGTTCTGGAGAGTCTACAGGTTCGGCCGCTTCGTCAGCACTTTGCACGTCTTCTTCATCGACGATCACGCTTTGATCGGCGTCGTCATCGGAGGTGAGGGAACTGCTTTCGTAGCTGCTGTCCACGTTGGCTTCGAGCTGGTTCAGGTAGCCATTCATCCCCAGGGTCACCACGACGATGAGCACCAATGGGATAAACGCCAGCCATAGGGAGGCCAGCACTTTCACCGCCGTGGAGTTGCGCGGAGGTGGCGCGCCGTACTGGTTGGCGCCGGCGTTACCGGGCAGTACCAACAGCAGAAGCGGGAAGACGCTGTTCACCAGCGGAACCAGGTTCAGCAGGTACAACCAGCCGGACCAGCCCAGGTCGTGCAGGCGTTGCACGCCGATTTGCACGCTCACGACGACAAGCGCAACAAACAGCGCAAACCCCAGCAGCGAGCCGAGAATAACGGCGATCGTTGGCGAAGCGGTCGCGATCGCGAAGCCCACGGTACTGAGGATGC
This genomic window contains:
- the rpe gene encoding ribulose-phosphate 3-epimerase, whose product is MQPFVIAPSILSADFARLGEEVDKVLAAGADFVHFDVMDNHYVPNLTIGPMVCAALRKYGITAPIDAHLMVSPVDRIIGDFVDAGATYITFHPEASLHVDRTLQLIREGGCKAGLVFNPATPLDVLKYVMDKVDMVLLMSVNPGFGGQKFIPGTLDKLREARALIDASGRDIRLEIDGGVNVNNIREIAAAGADTFVAGSAIFNAPDYQEVIAKMRAELALARP
- a CDS encoding phosphoglycolate phosphatase, with translation MSGFEQLFPGKLPRLVMFDLDGTLIDSVPDLASAVDEMLLKLGRKPVGIDSVREWVGNGAQMLVRRALANHIDAEGVDDVEAEHALELFNTAYEDGHELTVVYPGVRDTLKWLSKQGVEMALITNKPERFVAPLLDQMKIGRYFRWIIGGDTLPQKKPDPAALFFVMKMANIPASQSLFVGDSRSDVLAAKAAGVQCVALSYGYNHGRPIAEESPSLVIDDLRLLIPGCLGAGAEITLPDTDPSPSGNSIVVVTRKLWMKVIKALARWRWRA
- the trpE gene encoding anthranilate synthase component I, with protein sequence MIREEFLRLAAAGYNRIPLACETLADFDTPLSIYLKLADEPNSYLLESVQGGEKWGRYSIIGLPCRTVLRVHDHHVSITHDGVEIESHDVEDPLAFVETFKARYNVPTIPGLPRFNGGLVGYFGYDCVRYVEKRLGKCPNPDPLGVPDILLMVSDAVVVFDNLAGKMHAIVLADPSQANAFEQGLASLEALLEKLRQPITPRRGLDLSRPPAADPVFRSSFTQDDYERAVDTIKEYILAGDCMQVVPSQRMSIDFKAAPIDLYRALRCFNPTPYMYFFNFGDFHVVGSSPEVLVRIEDNLITVRPIAGTRPRGATEEADLALEEDLLSDDKEIAEHLMLIDLGRNDTGRVSEIGSVKLTEKMVIERYSNVMHIVSNVTGELKAGLTAMDALRAILPAGTLSGAPKIRAMEIIDELEPVKRGVYGGAVGYFAWNGNMDTAIAIRTAVIKDGELHVQAGGGIVADSVPALEWEETLNKRRAMFRAVALAEQTPNS
- a CDS encoding aminodeoxychorismate/anthranilate synthase component II; translated protein: MLLMIDNYDSFTYNVVQYLGELGAEVKVVRNDELTVAEIAALNPERIVVSPGPCTPTEAGISLEAIKYFAGKLPILGVCLGHQSIGQAFGGDVVRARQVMHGKTSPVFHKDLGVFQALNNPVTVTRYHSLVVKRETLPECLELTAWTQLEDGSVDEIMGLRHKTLNIEGVQFHPESILTEQGYELFANFLKQSGGTR
- the trpD gene encoding anthranilate phosphoribosyltransferase translates to MDIKTALSRIVGHLDLSTAEMSDVMREIMTGQCTDAQIGAFMMAMRMKSESIDEIVGAVSVMRELADKVALKTLDGVVDVVGTGGDGANIFNVSTAASFVVAAAGCTVAKHGNRAVSGKSGSADLLEAAGIYLNLTPVQVARCIDNVGIGFMFAQSHHGAMKHAAGPRKDLGLRTLFNMLGPLTNPAGVKHQVVGVFSQALCRPLAEVLQRLGSKHVLVVHSKDGLDEFSLAAPTFVAELKNDQVTEYWVEPEDLGMKSQSLHGLAVESPAASLELIRDALGRRKTENGQKAAEMIVLNAGAALYAADHAYSLKEGVALAHDALHTGLAREKLEELGAFTAVFKMENEG
- the trpC gene encoding indole-3-glycerol phosphate synthase TrpC is translated as MSVPTVLEKILARKAEEVAVRRARVSLAELESQAKVADAPRGFANALIAQSKQKQPAVIAEIKKASPSKGVIRENFVPADIAVSYEKGGATCLSVLTDIDFFQGSDEFLKQARAACKLPVIRKDFMIDPYQIVEARALGADCVLLIVSALDDVKMAELAAVAKSVGLDVLVEVHDGDELERALKTLDTPLVGVNNRNLHTFEVSLENTLDLLPRIPRDRLVITESGIVNRADVELMEISGVYSFLVGETFMRAENPGAELQRLFFPERGVAVSGSTLD
- a CDS encoding lipoate--protein ligase family protein, with product MIQPVSMLVEAGLAAEQALLTAVCAGEQEFGLLFWQPSDQALVMPRRLSRLPAFEAASQVSADAGWPVLLRETGGEPVPQSNATVNIALVYAPPRSESDQARIETGYLRLCQPICDLLIELGGDASVGEIDGAFCDGRYNVNLNGRKMVGTAQRWRQSGGRPVGLVHGALLLENDRDELIAAVNRFNEACGLEQRVRADSHIALHEAFPAPDAISRLDTLYRQMLASFLPG
- the crp gene encoding cAMP-activated global transcriptional regulator CRP translates to MVALTPIPKIKNLDKLLMHCQRRRHPAKHNIICAGERSETLFFIIKGSVTILIEDEDGREMIIAYLNTGDFFGELGLFEQAGKEQERSAWVRTKIECEVAEISYAKFRELAQQDPDILYALSGQIAQRLRDTTRKVGDLAFFDVTGRVARCLLELCKQPDAMTHPDGMQIKVTRQEIGRIVGCSREMVGRVLKDLEERNLVHVKGKTMVVFGTR
- a CDS encoding OsmC family protein; translation: MKARIQWAGEAMFLGESGSGHVVVMDGPPEAGGRNLGVRPMEMLLLGVGGCSNFDVVSILKKSRQAVESCEAFLEAERATEDPKVFTKIHMHFVVKGRALKEAQVKRAIELSAEKYCSASIMLGAAGVAITHDYEIIELG
- the coq7 gene encoding 2-polyprenyl-3-methyl-6-methoxy-1,4-benzoquinone monooxygenase, giving the protein MTTQRHYSPIDRLLLQADTAMRTLLPFSGAPYRPSPAIVQPDAQMSETDTRHVAGLMRINHTGEVCAQALYQGQALTAKLPQVRAAMEHAAEEEIDHLAWCEQRIRQLGSHPSVLNPLFYGLSFGIGAAAGLISDKVSLGFVAATEHQVCKHLDEHLEQLPAEDEKSRAILEQMRTDEEHHAQSALDAGGFRFPAPVRFGMSLLAKVMTKSTYRI
- a CDS encoding histidine triad nucleotide-binding protein, yielding MDTLFTKIINREIPAKIIYEDDQVLAFHDIAPQAPVHFLVIPKKPIRTLNDLGEDDKALAGHILFTAQRLALELGCEKGFRVVMNCNEEGGQTVYHIHMHVLGQRQMNWPPG
- a CDS encoding SDR family NAD(P)-dependent oxidoreductase, which gives rise to MTRYALITGASSGIGLALAEALARRGRSLILVARQRDQLESIAIELTQRFGVEVLFRACDLGEPLRLSGFLLELEEGERQIDLLVNCAGIGTSGPFLAQDWMTEQDLIEVNILALTRMCHALGNAMALQGGGQILNVASVAAFQPGPWMSSYYASKAYVLHFSEGLREELKTCGIKVSVLCPGPTRTAFFGTAQMDTAKLDRSQQLMSPEEVALYTVRALEKNKAIIIPGRRNRWLAFSPRFSPRWLTRKIAGAINKAYCPR
- a CDS encoding DUF805 domain-containing protein gives rise to the protein MSDNRFKIVFDGALLPGVESTTAKLNLAELFKSDVEAIEKLFTGRPVALKRDLSRPDAETYLTALHNAGIDARIEAEQPVAFSLAETHETDSGATDFSRPAASPYAPPRAAVGDDLPEYSSLKVFTINGRIGRLRYLAWTLVLTVAMLVAAGILSTVGFAIATASPTIAVILGSLLGFALFVALVVVSVQIGVQRLHDLGWSGWLYLLNLVPLVNSVFPLLLLVLPGNAGANQYGAPPPRNSTAVKVLASLWLAFIPLVLIVVVTLGMNGYLNQLEANVDSSYESSSLTSDDDADQSVIVDEEDVQSADEAAEPVDSPEQ